A DNA window from Janibacter sp. A1S7 contains the following coding sequences:
- the mfd gene encoding transcription-repair coupling factor, which translates to MSSSLTPLLSAIAGLPGLADIPRHRAGTDQLDIVAPTGLRAPTVATIGGAAPGDAPQLIITSTAREADDLSTALGEFVDPDLIATFPSWETLPHERLSPRSDTVGRRLAVLRRLSHPQEQGAGHGPLGYVIASVRAVLQPIARGLGDLEPVTLRVGDERPLTDIAQALTDAAYVRTDLVDRRGEFAVRGGILDVFPPTEEHPIRVEFFGDTVDEIRWFKVADQRSLDATEVLWAPPCREVLLTDSVRERAAALAEDLPGVADMLHKVAEGIAVEGMESLAPALVDGMESLLDVLPKEAGVLVLDHEKVRARAHDLVSTSEEFLQASWANAAAGNVVPIDLEGVLGTASHWTLAQARDHALDLGLPWWSITPFAVDEELDALAADMDDRVAHDHVALRVPAAEPPTFRGNTEAAVAQLAEWTTAGWWVLIATDGAGLVTRVAEVLRGADVPTRVVGEEDDLTELSEGVVTVTRASLGTGFVAADHRLAVLTEADLLGSSGAGASTRDMRRMPSRRRKQVDPLQLRPGDHVVHEQHGVGSFVEMIQRTIGGATREYLVIEYAPSRRGHPGDRLFVPSDQLDQVTRYVGGDAPALNKMGGSDWQKTKSKAKRHVRQIAGELIRLYSARMATPGHTFGPDTPWQRELEDAFAHIETPDQLSTIDEVKADMEKSFPMDRLICGDVGYGKTEIAVRAAFKAIQDGKQVAALVPTTLLVQQHLNTFSERYAGYPVTVKALSRFQTDAEAKEVLAGLQDGSVDLVIGTHRILGNEVKFKDLGMVIIDEEQRFGVEHKEQLKALRTNVDVLAMSATPIPRTLEMAVTGIREMSTLATPPEERHPVLTFVGGYEEKQVSAAIHRELMREGQVFFVHNNVSTIERTAARIRELVPDARVETAHGKMGEHRLEQVVLDFWERRFDVLVCTTIVETGLDISNANTLILDRADKFGLSQLHQLRGRVGRGRERAYAYFLYPPDKPLTETAHDRLTTIASNTDLGSGMQVAMKDLEIRGAGNLLGGEQSGHIAGVGFDLYVRMVGEAVADFKGEGEAAPAEVKIELPVDAHLPHEYVPGERLRLEAYRKLAAAETEEDLTEIVEELTDRYGEPPEPVRNLVAVARLRIVVRAAGLTDVVVQGKNVRFAPARLKESQQLRLARLYPKSSYKEGTQTVLVPKPMTARIGGSPLRDTEVLQWATDLVDQVMLDNVIVDTGANPPRDTSRSR; encoded by the coding sequence ATGTCTTCCTCCCTCACTCCGCTCCTGAGCGCGATCGCCGGCCTGCCCGGACTCGCCGACATCCCCCGACACCGCGCCGGAACCGACCAGCTCGACATCGTCGCGCCGACGGGACTGCGCGCGCCGACGGTCGCCACGATCGGCGGTGCCGCCCCCGGTGACGCACCGCAGCTGATCATCACCTCGACCGCGCGCGAGGCCGACGACCTGTCGACCGCTCTGGGGGAGTTCGTCGACCCCGACCTCATCGCGACCTTCCCCAGCTGGGAGACCCTGCCGCACGAGCGCCTCAGCCCCCGCAGCGACACGGTCGGCCGCCGCCTCGCAGTGCTGCGCCGCCTGTCGCACCCGCAGGAGCAGGGCGCCGGACACGGACCCCTCGGCTACGTCATCGCCTCCGTCCGCGCGGTCCTCCAGCCGATCGCCAGGGGGCTCGGCGACCTCGAGCCGGTGACGCTGCGCGTCGGCGACGAACGCCCGTTGACCGATATCGCGCAGGCCCTGACCGACGCGGCCTACGTGCGCACCGACCTCGTCGACCGCCGAGGGGAGTTCGCCGTGCGCGGTGGGATCCTCGACGTCTTCCCACCGACGGAGGAGCACCCGATCCGGGTGGAGTTCTTCGGCGACACCGTCGACGAGATCCGCTGGTTCAAGGTCGCCGACCAGCGCAGTCTCGACGCGACCGAGGTCCTCTGGGCCCCGCCGTGCCGCGAGGTCCTGCTGACCGACTCCGTCCGGGAGCGGGCCGCGGCGCTCGCCGAGGATCTGCCCGGTGTCGCCGACATGCTCCACAAGGTGGCCGAGGGGATCGCCGTCGAGGGCATGGAGTCACTCGCGCCGGCCCTCGTCGACGGCATGGAGTCCCTGCTCGACGTGCTGCCGAAGGAGGCCGGGGTCCTCGTCCTCGACCACGAGAAGGTCCGGGCCCGCGCCCACGACCTCGTCTCGACGAGCGAGGAGTTCCTGCAGGCCAGCTGGGCCAACGCGGCCGCCGGCAACGTGGTGCCGATCGACCTGGAGGGTGTCCTCGGGACCGCCTCCCACTGGACCCTTGCGCAGGCCCGGGACCACGCGCTCGACCTCGGCCTGCCGTGGTGGAGCATCACCCCCTTCGCCGTGGACGAGGAGCTGGATGCGCTCGCGGCGGACATGGACGACCGCGTCGCCCACGACCACGTCGCGCTGCGGGTTCCGGCGGCCGAGCCGCCGACGTTCCGGGGCAACACCGAGGCCGCGGTCGCCCAGCTCGCCGAGTGGACCACCGCGGGCTGGTGGGTGCTCATCGCCACCGACGGCGCCGGCCTCGTCACCCGCGTCGCCGAGGTGCTGCGCGGCGCCGACGTCCCCACGCGGGTCGTCGGCGAGGAGGACGACCTCACGGAACTCTCCGAGGGCGTCGTCACCGTCACCCGCGCGAGCCTGGGCACCGGATTCGTCGCCGCCGACCACCGACTCGCGGTGCTCACCGAGGCCGACCTGCTGGGATCGAGCGGAGCCGGCGCCAGTACCCGCGACATGCGCCGGATGCCCTCGCGTCGGCGCAAGCAGGTCGACCCGCTCCAGCTGCGCCCGGGGGACCACGTCGTCCACGAGCAGCACGGTGTCGGGTCCTTCGTCGAGATGATCCAGCGCACCATCGGCGGCGCGACCCGCGAGTACCTCGTCATCGAGTACGCGCCCTCCCGCCGAGGGCACCCCGGCGACCGGCTCTTCGTGCCGTCCGACCAGCTGGACCAGGTCACCCGCTACGTCGGCGGTGACGCGCCCGCGTTGAACAAGATGGGGGGCAGCGACTGGCAGAAGACGAAGTCGAAGGCCAAGCGGCACGTCCGCCAGATCGCGGGTGAGCTGATCCGCCTGTACAGCGCTCGTATGGCCACGCCGGGGCACACCTTCGGCCCGGACACGCCGTGGCAGCGCGAGCTCGAGGACGCCTTCGCGCACATCGAGACGCCGGACCAGCTGAGCACCATCGACGAGGTCAAGGCCGACATGGAGAAGTCCTTCCCCATGGACCGGCTCATCTGCGGTGACGTCGGCTACGGCAAAACCGAGATCGCTGTGCGCGCGGCCTTCAAGGCCATCCAGGACGGCAAGCAGGTGGCCGCGCTCGTCCCGACGACGCTGCTCGTCCAGCAGCACCTCAACACCTTCTCCGAGCGGTACGCCGGCTACCCGGTGACGGTCAAGGCGCTCAGCCGGTTCCAGACCGACGCGGAGGCCAAAGAGGTCCTGGCGGGCCTGCAGGACGGATCCGTCGACCTGGTCATCGGTACCCACCGCATCCTCGGCAACGAGGTGAAGTTCAAGGACCTGGGGATGGTCATCATCGACGAGGAGCAGCGCTTCGGTGTCGAGCACAAGGAGCAGCTGAAGGCCCTGCGCACCAACGTCGACGTCCTGGCCATGTCCGCGACGCCGATCCCGCGCACCCTCGAGATGGCGGTCACCGGTATCCGGGAGATGTCGACGCTCGCGACCCCGCCGGAGGAGCGCCACCCGGTCCTCACCTTCGTCGGTGGTTACGAGGAGAAGCAGGTCTCCGCGGCCATCCACCGCGAGCTCATGCGCGAGGGGCAGGTCTTCTTCGTGCACAACAACGTCAGCACGATCGAGCGCACCGCTGCCCGGATCCGCGAGCTCGTCCCCGACGCCCGGGTCGAGACCGCTCACGGCAAGATGGGCGAGCACCGACTGGAGCAGGTCGTCCTCGACTTCTGGGAGCGGCGCTTCGACGTCCTCGTGTGCACGACGATCGTCGAGACCGGCCTGGACATCTCCAATGCGAACACGCTCATCCTCGACCGGGCGGACAAGTTCGGCCTGAGCCAGCTGCACCAGTTGCGAGGTCGAGTCGGGCGTGGCCGCGAGCGCGCCTACGCCTACTTTCTCTACCCGCCGGACAAGCCGCTGACCGAGACCGCGCACGACCGGCTGACCACGATCGCGAGCAACACGGATCTCGGCTCCGGCATGCAGGTCGCGATGAAGGACCTCGAGATCCGCGGTGCGGGCAATCTGCTCGGCGGCGAGCAGTCCGGCCACATCGCCGGAGTCGGCTTCGACCTGTACGTGCGGATGGTCGGCGAGGCCGTCGCCGACTTCAAGGGCGAAGGGGAGGCCGCGCCGGCCGAGGTCAAGATCGAGCTGCCGGTGGACGCCCACCTGCCGCACGAGTACGTGCCGGGGGAGCGGTTGCGCCTCGAGGCCTACCGCAAGCTCGCCGCCGCCGAGACCGAGGAGGACCTCACCGAGATCGTGGAGGAGCTCACCGACCGCTACGGCGAGCCGCCGGAGCCGGTGCGCAACCTCGTCGCCGTCGCGCGACTGCGCATCGTGGTGCGGGCCGCGGGCCTGACCGACGTCGTGGTGCAGGGCAAGAACGTGCGCTTCGCCCCGGCACGGCTCAAGGAGAGCCAGCAGCTGCGTCTGGCCCGGCTGTACCCGAAGTCGAGCTACAAGGAGGGCACCCAGACGGTGCTCGTCCCGAAGCCGATGACGGCGCGGATCGGGGGTAGCCCCCTTCGCGACACCGAGGTGCTGCAGTGGGCCACCGACCTGGTCGATCAGGTCATGCTCGACAATGTCATCGTGGACACTGGGGCGAACCCGCCCCGCGACACCTCGCGCTCCCGCTGA
- the pth gene encoding aminoacyl-tRNA hydrolase yields the protein MSDETWLVVGLGNPGPKYAGNRHNVGAMVVELLAQRSGARLRAHKAGASAESVRLGPMPGTRTIIGIPHSYMNLSGGATKGLATFFSVPAERTIVIHDELDIPFGQVRLKQGGGEGGHNGLRSITASFGTKDYVRVRVGIDRPPGRMDAAAYVLKDFSSTERKELPFLLDDAADAVELVIERGLTGAQQVVHAPPA from the coding sequence GTGAGTGACGAGACGTGGCTGGTGGTGGGCCTGGGCAACCCGGGGCCGAAGTACGCGGGCAACCGCCACAACGTGGGGGCCATGGTCGTCGAGCTGCTGGCGCAGCGGTCCGGGGCGCGCCTGCGGGCGCACAAGGCCGGTGCCAGCGCCGAGTCCGTGCGTCTGGGTCCGATGCCCGGTACCCGCACGATCATCGGTATCCCGCACTCGTACATGAACCTCTCCGGTGGCGCGACCAAGGGCCTGGCCACCTTCTTCTCCGTCCCTGCAGAGCGCACGATCGTCATCCACGACGAGCTGGACATCCCCTTCGGCCAGGTGCGCCTCAAGCAGGGTGGGGGCGAAGGGGGACACAACGGTCTGCGTTCGATCACCGCCTCCTTCGGGACGAAGGACTACGTGCGGGTGCGCGTCGGGATCGACCGCCCACCGGGCCGGATGGACGCGGCCGCCTACGTGCTCAAGGACTTCTCGTCCACCGAGCGCAAGGAACTGCCCTTCCTGCTCGACGACGCCGCCGACGCGGTCGAGTTGGTCATCGAGAGGGGGCTGACCGGCGCCCAGCAGGTCGTGCACGCGCCACCGGCGTGA
- a CDS encoding 50S ribosomal protein L25/general stress protein Ctc: MAPKHDEIRLATDKRTEFGKGAARKLRRADKVPAVLYGHGEAPIHLALPFHDTFQALKNPNALLTIAVEGEDDQLALAKDIQRDPIKPIIEHVDLIMVKKGQKVVVEVPVQIEGEAAPETVVTLDAQTLEIEADPMTLPDNLVVSVEDEQVGTLIHASDLTMPAGVTLVSDPETLVVNITQQISEEALEAELAEAEEEAGVEHDEPETEAAAAADEAPAEGGEESSDKE; the protein is encoded by the coding sequence ATGGCCCCCAAGCACGACGAGATCCGTCTCGCCACCGACAAGCGCACCGAGTTCGGCAAGGGCGCGGCCCGCAAGCTGCGGCGCGCCGACAAGGTCCCCGCCGTCCTCTACGGCCACGGCGAGGCCCCGATCCACCTCGCCCTGCCCTTCCACGACACCTTCCAGGCGCTGAAGAACCCCAACGCCCTGCTGACGATCGCTGTCGAGGGCGAGGACGACCAGCTCGCCCTGGCCAAGGACATCCAGCGCGACCCGATCAAGCCGATCATCGAGCACGTCGACCTCATCATGGTCAAGAAGGGCCAGAAGGTCGTCGTCGAGGTCCCGGTCCAGATCGAGGGCGAGGCGGCTCCGGAGACCGTCGTCACCCTCGACGCCCAGACCCTCGAGATCGAGGCCGACCCGATGACGCTCCCGGACAACCTCGTCGTCTCCGTCGAGGACGAGCAGGTCGGCACCCTCATCCACGCGAGCGATCTCACCATGCCCGCCGGCGTCACCCTCGTCTCCGACCCGGAGACCCTGGTCGTCAACATCACCCAGCAGATCTCCGAGGAGGCGCTCGAGGCCGAGCTCGCCGAGGCCGAGGAGGAGGCCGGCGTCGAGCACGACGAGCCGGAGACCGAGGCTGCGGCCGCCGCCGACGAGGCCCCGGCCGAGGGTGGCGAGGAGTCCTCCGACAAGGAGTGA
- a CDS encoding EamA family transporter encodes MTQGPLVSPTSSASRQTPFLLGLLVALLSAATFGSSGTFGSALMVQGWSPGAVVTLRIVGAALLLAGPTAVAMRGRWHLFRSNLVPVITYGFVAVAACQFAYFMAVDHLSVGVALLLEYLAPVLIVGWMWARHGRRPNRLTSAGVGAAIVGLVLVLDVISGAEVDLVGVLWGVLAAVGLVVFFLVAAHEGEHPLPPIALAGGGLAVGAASLVGAAAVGLLPWATNTADITLAGWALPWWVAVLELALVAGAIAYASGIAATRILGSTVASFVGLSEVLIAIGFAWVLVGEALGIGQVLGGVAILAGVVMVKLGDAAGVTRSLPADDVDTAAQVALPVGDGDVPDGVGTGLADPVRVH; translated from the coding sequence ATGACGCAAGGACCGCTCGTGTCACCCACCTCGTCCGCCTCACGGCAGACGCCCTTCCTGCTCGGTCTGCTGGTCGCACTCCTGTCGGCGGCGACCTTCGGCTCGTCGGGGACCTTCGGCTCGGCGCTGATGGTGCAGGGCTGGAGCCCCGGAGCGGTCGTGACCCTGCGGATCGTCGGGGCCGCGCTCCTGCTTGCGGGCCCGACGGCCGTCGCGATGCGCGGACGGTGGCACCTCTTCCGCAGCAACCTCGTGCCGGTCATCACCTACGGTTTCGTGGCCGTCGCGGCCTGCCAGTTCGCGTACTTCATGGCGGTCGACCACCTCTCCGTGGGTGTCGCGCTCCTCCTCGAGTACCTCGCGCCCGTGCTCATCGTGGGGTGGATGTGGGCGCGCCACGGTCGTCGGCCGAACCGCCTGACGTCCGCGGGAGTCGGTGCCGCGATCGTCGGGCTCGTGCTCGTCCTCGACGTGATCTCCGGCGCCGAGGTCGACCTCGTCGGCGTCCTGTGGGGCGTGCTGGCCGCCGTCGGTCTCGTCGTCTTCTTCCTGGTCGCGGCGCACGAGGGCGAGCATCCGCTGCCACCGATCGCTCTCGCCGGTGGGGGGCTGGCCGTGGGCGCGGCGAGCCTCGTCGGTGCCGCCGCCGTCGGGCTGCTCCCCTGGGCGACCAACACGGCGGACATCACCCTTGCCGGGTGGGCCCTGCCCTGGTGGGTCGCGGTCCTCGAACTGGCCCTCGTGGCCGGTGCCATCGCCTACGCCTCGGGCATCGCGGCCACGCGCATCCTCGGCTCGACGGTGGCCTCCTTCGTCGGCCTGAGTGAGGTGCTCATCGCCATCGGCTTCGCGTGGGTGCTCGTCGGCGAGGCCCTGGGGATCGGCCAGGTGCTCGGTGGTGTGGCGATCCTCGCCGGCGTCGTCATGGTCAAGCTGGGTGACGCGGCCGGGGTGACCCGGTCGCTGCCCGCCGACGACGTCGACACCGCAGCGCAGGTCGCGCTGCCCGTCGGCGACGGGGACGTCCCGGACGGTGTCGGGACGGGTTTGGCCGACCCTGTTCGGGTCCACTAG